The DNA segment CTTTTTTGCTCGGATCATTAGCGATTTTTGTTCCGCATTGTTTATTTGTTTTTCTAGTGTTTTTTATAAAGCAGAAAAACAATCATAAATTAACCACATTTTATCGAGGTGGGGCAATAAAATTTATATGTACGATCATTTTTATCGTATTAGCATTCAAATTTTTTGCTGAAATGAATTATATTGCTTTCTTTGCTGGTTATTTTTTAGGGTTATTACTAAATAACCTGATGCCTTTAATGGTAAGTAAATTTTTTAGAATTTAGTTTAAATTTCAAGGGATTAACTATGTCTGACCTTACAACCGCAGGGTATATTCAACACCATTTAGAATTTCTTAAAACAGGGGATTCTTTCTGGCACGTTCACTTAGATACGCTTTTCTTTTCAGCAGTATCGGCCATTATTTTCCTTTTCGTGTTCTATAAAGTGGGTAAAAAAGCCACTTCTGGCGTACCAGGCAAATTGCAATGCTTTGTAGAAATGATCGTAGAATGGGTTGATGGT comes from the Avibacterium avium genome and includes:
- a CDS encoding ATP synthase subunit I, with amino-acid sequence MSAIIKQVKKKYQVALSIELLVFIVIFAILSASQSISAVSFLLGSLAIFVPHCLFVFLVFFIKQKNNHKLTTFYRGGAIKFICTIIFIVLAFKFFAEMNYIAFFAGYFLGLLLNNLMPLMVSKFFRI